A window from Mya arenaria isolate MELC-2E11 chromosome 9, ASM2691426v1 encodes these proteins:
- the LOC128246454 gene encoding neuroglobin-like: MSLFKRIKRSLTGTKQTGDNKSRVMISKNNEIITTFDPQKSPPEISEREVEILKDCWKIVKQDVAKVGIITFVGLFETHPDVHDAFMSFRAVNTSDKEYNAILRAHALRVMGTVDKCIYRLDNREKLRELMTELGIRHKNYSVKIEFIDLIGIQFISSIKPHLETVWTGQHEKAWDHLFMLMCYYMRKGMCSI, encoded by the exons atgtcattatttaaaCGCATTAAAAGGTCTTTGACTGGAACGAAACAAACGGGTGATAACAAATCCCGTGTGATGATcagtaaaaataatgaaataattacaaCGTTTGATCCTCAAAAATCACCGCCTGAGATTAGTGAGCGTGAGGTTGAAATTCTTAAAGACTGCTGGAAAATAGTTAAACAGGATGTTGCAAAAGTTGGGATTATTACGTTTGTCGG TCTGTTCGAGACCCATCCAGACGTGCACGATGCTTTTATGTCATTTCGGGCAGTTAACACATCCGACAAAGAATACAACGCAATTCTTCGTGCGCATGCGCTACGAGTAATGGGAACAGTGGACAAATGTATTTATAGACTTGACAACAGGGAAAAGCTTCGAGAGCTCATGACAGAATTGGGAATTCGTCACAAGAATTATTCCGtgaaaattgaatttattgat ttgATTGGTATCCAGTTTATCAGCTCAATCAAGCCCCATTTAGAAACAGTGTGGACAGGCCAACATGAGAAAGCTTGGGATCATTTATTCATGCTCATGTGCTACTATATGAGGAAGGGAATGTGTAGTATATGA